DNA from Methanomassiliicoccales archaeon:
GCAGCGTGAACACCATCGGCATGGGAGCGTTCCTGTATTGCTATGCCATGGACTCGATAGATGTTGACGCGGCCAATCAGAACTTTACTAGCGTCGACGGGGTGCTCTACAACAAGAACGTGACAATCCTGATACAATTCCCGGGCGGAAAGGCTGGCGAGATGGTCATCCCTGAAAGCGTCACCTCCGTCGGTTCGAGAGCGTTCAACACCTGCCCGTTCCTGATCGGCATCACGATCTCCTGCAACGTGACGACCATCGAGGAATATGCCATCGTCCAATGCGCATCTCTGAGATGGATCGATGTGAATGCATCGAACCCGTCCTTCGCCAGCGCCCTTGGCATGCTTTATGATAAGAATTTAACGACCCTGATCCAATGCCCGGGCGGAGCGTCTGGCGAGCTGGAGATCCCTGAGAGCACGTCGGCCATCGGGAACTGGGCCTTCGCATATTGCCCTTCATTGACCTCGGTCACCGTTCCCGGTAACGTAACGACCATCGGTTTCGGGGCGTTCCATTCCTGTACGTCCCTGACAACCATTACGTTCCTCGGTCTGGTGGCGCCGGTACTGGTCGGGGACCTGTGGATCGCGGAGACCGACCCGGAATTGCGGGGACACGCATACGCCGCCTCGAACTTCCCGATGCCTGGGGAAACCTTTTATGGACTGGAGATGGGAGAGGTCGTCCCGATCGTTCCCAGCGCACCTCTCGCAGTCTTTGCCGTTCCATATGATGGACATACCCTCTTAATGTGGGGGCCCCCCATCAGCGACGCGGGCTACGCCATCGCGAACTATTCGATCTATCGTTCGGTCGCAGACACCAGCAATTACAGTCTGATAGCCATCGTCCCATGTTATGTTTATGTCTACAACGATACCAACCTGACCAAGGGAGAGATGTACTGGTACAAGCTCGCAGCCAACAATGTTAACGGCGAAGGCGTTCATAGCGTTGGCGTGTCCGTGACCATCCCTTTGGATGATGAGGCTACCAGCGTCAATCCTATCGTGATCTATGTGGCAGTGGTCGCGATTATCGCAATACTGACCCTAATATTGCTTATGATGTATAAACGTAAGAATACGAATTAGACGATGATGGTCAAACACCTTCCATTTTCCTTTTATATACTATGGCTTTGACGCTAAACTCTATAAACAGCTCTTACCAGTGAATGATATAGAATAACTGGCTAACCATCATTTCTGATAGAAACATCAGTTTAGCGACAGAGCCCTTTTTTATTATCCGGATGTTTTATTAAATGATAACCAACCGGTCCATTCATTTATCGAGGTTTGTAGACCCCAAAAAGCTCAGTGCCACGCCCTCCATTCTTAAAGTGATCGAGCTCAGCCTCCACCATTCGGACGATCAACTGACGGTCATCGAGGTTCTGGGCATTGTAATTGTCGTTATATGCGAGATTCAGTAAACGCCACAGGAAGCAATTTCTACGAAACACGTCTAATGGCTTGAACCATCGTTCTAACGTAGGCTCGATATCTTCGCTACGGATCCCTTCAAAACAACCCACTGAGTAATCGTTGTCCGGAATTTCCGTATCCACAGTGCCAGTATTACGATTCAACCTGAATTTTTCTGGCAGCTCTTTAAATATCCCATTCGCTACGTCCAAAGCTTCCGGCCACAGTCGATTGCCATTCCTTCCCACATACTCTCCAATGCTCCAGAACTCACCATCATCGTTCAGACTTTTATGACAGAACTCAATTAGCTTTTCTAGTTCAACAATATGATGGAGCGCAGAGACACAAATGATGATGTCCCATTTTTCACCCGAATATTGTAAATCATTCGCGTCCGCTTCGATGAGATCAAGGCTCACCGTTGGAGCGAACTGTTTCGATGCCATGCAAAGTAGATCTGGATTAATATCGAGAAGCGACCATTCCACATTATTCCCTACGTGCGAAGCAAAATCTGCTTCTATCCTGGCCGCTCCACTACACAATGACAGGACCTTCAGTGGCTTACCATTATCAGCTTTTAATTTCAATCGCCCTACGAAATCTGGGGCGGACTCTGTGATGTTTGCAGCCAGCAAGCGCGACCCGTAGGCGTAAGGGGACTCATGAGAAAGCGGTCCGATGTGATTTAATCGATCTATCTGATATGGCACAGCATTGATTTCACTACAATGCAATTTTCTAACTGGTCGGGCTTGACCTTGAGCTATGTTCGACCGTTCATCCTGCATTTGAGAATACATGGTGTGACGATAGACATGACTAAAATGATCGATTTCATTGCGGGACCTCTGTTCGTGAAAGGTACGAGCTTTCATCAAAGATAACCGTTCTACTCTCGCAACGCATAGTTCGGCGATGGCGAGCCAATCCCCGATCGGATCATTTTTCGGCCCTGGAAGGCATTTAAAAATGAAATATCCTTGCCTACCCATTAAAAATGATACATCGAGATGCGCTTCCCTCCATTGTGATGTCTGCTGACCACCGGAAATAGAGAAAGAAGCAATCATCTCCACATCTTTTCGTTTCTCTAATCGCTCAGAGAAGCTCACTTCTAAGACCAAACCATCGCTACTGATTTTCGGTATCCCAGCACCATATCGGACATATAATTTCGTGTCTTTCTTAACTTTAATGCTCTTTGTGATCACCAATTCTTCGCCAGCCAACAAGATCAACGATTGGCGCTTGTCGATGCAATGGGCGACCTGCATCCATCTTGGAAACATAACTCCATTCGGAGTTCCTGAGATCCGGAATGGTGATCCATCCTCGAGATAAAACTCATCCGAAAAGGAGCCCTTGCCATCATCGATTGCTTGAGTAGAAATATCGGTCATATAATAATATGAAAGATATCAAATTGCTTATTTAGAACATTTTAATGATATTAAGTTATTTTACAATTATCCAATCCGTTCAATATTCATCTCCATACCCATGTCAAAATAGCCCACGACGAACTTTGATGCAACCACTTGAAAAAAGAATATGTCATAGAGGCGATGATGCACAACAAACTCGCCCCGTTCGTCAAAACGGGTGCATCCCAGGGAAACAAGGTACTGCCCCCCCGCTAGCGTCATGGTCTGCCGGAAGGATACCACATACTCCTCTCCTTCGTGCAAGAGCGGTATATCCAGCATCTCAAATTGGGAGTTTGTTCCGGTCAGCTCGTTCCCCTTGATATCCTTGATGGTCAAAGCGAAAATGGGGGACTGCACATCTTCTTTGATACGGACGCGCATCTTGAACGTGCACTCCCTCTGCTTGATTACGGACTGGATTATGGCACCGTCTTCATCAAAGAGGCCGAAATCGACAATGCACATTTTTCTGTCCCCATAATCAAGTTTATTGGGGTTCAGGACCAGGCTTGATTTCCAAGGAACATCCTGAGACGTAGTAGATCGTTCCTCGATCTCCACCCCATCATCCGATTGGGTATGGAGGTTCACAGCGACCTTCTTGTATAGGTCGACCATACTTTTCGGGCTACCCTCGGCCAATTTCTTACCTTCGTGTAAAACCATCGCTCTATCACAGTACTTCAGCACGCTGTTCATGTCGTGCGTGACGAAAAGGATGGTCTTCCCGGCCTTCTTGAAGTCCTCGAACTTGCGGTAGCACTTGGCCTGGAAGTAGATGTCGCCCACGCTCAGCGCCTCGTCGACGATGAGAACCTCCGGGTCGACGTTGATAGCGAGCGCGAACGCCAGGCGAACGAACATGCCGCTGCTGTACGTTTTCACCGGTTGGTCTATGAACTCCCCGATGTCGGCAAACTCCACGATGGCCGGGACCAGCTTCTCTATCTCCTGACGGCTCATCCCTTGCATGGTCCCATTGAGGAAGATGTTCTCCATGCCGGTCATCTCCGGATTGAAGCCCGCCCCCAGTTCTAGGAGCGCGGCCACTTTACCCTTCACCACGACCTCGCCGGAGGTCTGGTAGGACACCCCAGTCAATATCTTGAGCAATGTGGACTTGCCAGAACCGTTCCGGCCCAGTATCCCAACGGTCTCTCCCTGATGCACCACCAGGTCCACACCTTCCAGGGCGTGGAAGTCCGTGTGGTACTTCCGGCGACGGGGGTCCAAGGCCTCCTTGGCCCGGTCCGACTGCTTCTTGTAGAGCCGATATACCTTCCCCACCCCCTTGATGGAAATAACCTCGTGGTCCATCAGTTCACCTCACAGCACGTCCGCCAGGTGCGGCCTCAGCTTTTGGAAGACTATGCTTCCGGCGATCAGGAACACGATGGTCATGGCCCAGAAGATAACGGTGGCGAGCGGGTCCAAGGTGAACTCGCCTAAGATCGAGGTTCGATAGCCGTCGACCACGTAGGCCATGGGGTTGATGAGCATGAGCCAGTGATACTCTTCCGGTATAGCGTTCTGCGACCACAGTATCGGCGTGAGATAGATTCCGAACTGCAGGATGATAGTAAGCATCTGCCGCATGTCCTTGAAGAACACCACGATGGATGATGTGAGGAAGCTAAGCCCCCAGACAAGTATGAATGTGCAAAATAGGTAGTATAGCACGCCAAGGGAAGAAAGATGCGCACCCTCTCCATAAATGACCAGGAAAATCACTAAGATAACGTGGAAGATGATGCTGGTGAGGAGCGAGGAAATGATCTTGACTGTAGGTAGGATCTCAACCTTGAAGACCATCTTCTTGACTAAGAACGAATACTGAGTGAGAGCATTAGTGGCATTGGACCAGGCGTCAGAGAAGAAGAACCAAGGAATGAGGCCGATAATGAACCATAGGACGAACGGCACACCCTCGACAGTGGTTATGCCGAGAGCGAACTCGAAGACGAACCAGAAGAGGAAGATCAGGCTCAGGGGCTGCAATATCTCCCAGAGCAGGCCGTAATAGGAGCCGACGTAGCGGGTGCGGAAGTCAGATTTGGTCAGGGAACGGATAAGTCCCAAGGATCGAACATTTTCGCGAATGATGTCCTGCGCGCCCATCCTTCAAACTGCCCTCCCTTCATCCTGATGCCATTCGAGCCTTTTAGCTATAATACACCGCATAGACATATAAAAATCGGCTTAGAAAATGATGAGCTCAAGGGTCTCACCGCAACCTTCTGATCATTAACGTTATGGCAATGGCAGCAAGCGACACAACCAAAGTCCCTGATAGTACGTAGATAGGGGTATCTTCATAGGTATTGAACGGAGGGCCCACCGGGTTGGTTTTCACTTCCGAATGAGGAATATAGACAATCATCGCCTGTCCTCCAGTGGAATAGACGACCTCGTTCCGTCCTTCCGTTTGGCTCAAAATATTTTCAATTGGAGTGTAGGATTGACGAGAACTTCCATTATAATTTGTAGATATCGCCCAACCATTTTTTACATTCCAACTGGATAGGTATAGTAGGGCATCTGTTTGATTTTCCGTCCACTGATACCTGAGAATTTTAATATTGGTTCCTTCACCAGCGAAGATGGGAAATCTATGCCAATCAGCTGTCACTGGATAGTTGCCCCGATGATCTACATCACTGACCCATTTGGCTGATAGTACGTCAGAATCTGAGTATACGGACCAACTGGTATTTGGGTTGAGGGCGAATGAGTTGGTATAATGACCAGTCGCATAGTAAATAGTCCCAGTATTGAAGAGTAAAAATGTGATAAGAAAGATCGCCCCGGCCTTTTTTACGATTCCGTCACTAGCGAGCCTCGAGACGATGCTAATGTCACCAAGGTGCTTACCCCGGAAGAACGACACAACAGCATATAGGCCAAGGATAAGGAATCCCGACAGAAATATGTAGGCCACCTGGAAGAACCGGGCGAAATAGAAGGAGTACGACAGGCGGGGTATGGTAAAACAGCCGATTATTATCAGTGAGCCCAACGCGCCGAACAAAACAAAATCCCTGCTGATCTTATTATCGTTCATCCTATTGAACCGGACAATAGCATAAGCTACGCCAATGATGCAAATGGCCATTGAGAAAACGACCAGGTATTTCTCTACGTTGTGCAACGCATCCCCGTAATCGATGAGAACGTATTCCCAGGTATCCATTTGATAGAGTAATAGGTTCCCGCTCGAAGCAGGACCCACATATGAATTTACATTCTCCCCGTATTGCAGCATCAAACCCGAGGCAGTAACGCTAAACCAAATGAAGAAAATAGCCAAGAACGCTATGGCCATGTCGATGGATACCGTTTGAGATTTTCTTTGGTCCACAAACCACGTCTTGATTACATCGATGAACCAACGATGTACTGGTTTTTTTTCCGGACCCCGGAGTTCCGACAATTTCGATACTATGTGCCACAATGTGTTCAATGCGACTAGTCCGACCACCAGACCTATGGCTATATAGGCCAAGGCGTAATGGGACACCACTATCCCGAACAAGGATATGATGGCAAATATGCGCCTGTCCCTCCTGATAAGTCCTTGGTCAATTACAGATAGGAAAAACATCAGGAGGAACACCTCAGCTATCTGTTGTTTGGTCAGTTGCATCATGAGCCCGTAAAACGCATTGTAACCAATGAACAGTAGAGAGGCGGCCAAAGCCGGTCTGGAACCCAGCTGTCCCTGAACCGCTTTATAAACAGCTAGACCAGTAAAAGAAAAGAAGAAGGGATAGACCATCTTCAATAATTCCAGGGTCTGGATAGAGGTGAGGTTGGTTAGCATCGGGGCCAATGTGGTCATACTCATGGCGGTATTGGCGCCAAACCTGTAGAACACGTCCCAGAAACCTTGGTTAGTGCTAATGGCAGCGGAATAAAATTCCGAAAAGACATCATAACCCATCAGATAATTGGTCATCAATCCCCTGTGGAGCATAAGAGAAAGCGATAGGCTGAACACCAGCAATTCATAGCTCTTAGCGTTCCGGCTCAAGGTGATTAAGGGAGTTGCGCAAACAGCTACAAGTACGTAATATAAGATCGAGCGGTCACCATCGTATCCAGCCACGGTCGTTCCAATGATTACCACTATTGGTAGAAGAATGGCGAATGCCATCGTTAGAATTGTTCGAATATCAAAGTACGCCTT
Protein-coding regions in this window:
- a CDS encoding class I SAM-dependent methyltransferase; this translates as MTDISTQAIDDGKGSFSDEFYLEDGSPFRISGTPNGVMFPRWMQVAHCIDKRQSLILLAGEELVITKSIKVKKDTKLYVRYGAGIPKISSDGLVLEVSFSERLEKRKDVEMIASFSISGGQQTSQWREAHLDVSFLMGRQGYFIFKCLPGPKNDPIGDWLAIAELCVARVERLSLMKARTFHEQRSRNEIDHFSHVYRHTMYSQMQDERSNIAQGQARPVRKLHCSEINAVPYQIDRLNHIGPLSHESPYAYGSRLLAANITESAPDFVGRLKLKADNGKPLKVLSLCSGAARIEADFASHVGNNVEWSLLDINPDLLCMASKQFAPTVSLDLIEADANDLQYSGEKWDIIICVSALHHIVELEKLIEFCHKSLNDDGEFWSIGEYVGRNGNRLWPEALDVANGIFKELPEKFRLNRNTGTVDTEIPDNDYSVGCFEGIRSEDIEPTLERWFKPLDVFRRNCFLWRLLNLAYNDNYNAQNLDDRQLIVRMVEAELDHFKNGGRGTELFGVYKPR
- a CDS encoding DUF2206 domain-containing protein, with protein sequence MVDEDDCKAGFKFINDWPLRRFEILGYSTVVALLLFALARMIFTGDWDNCTLGFLIIPLVIFVPGAAILRIMHIHGLGFSKSAIYSLGLGLMLLMVTGGLLNSLHYLTSIKSPFTLENINLLFSLLLLILMLATSRRDKEFVYEHGKAYFDIRTILTMAFAILLPIVVIIGTTVAGYDGDRSILYYVLVAVCATPLITLSRNAKSYELLVFSLSLSLMLHRGLMTNYLMGYDVFSEFYSAAISTNQGFWDVFYRFGANTAMSMTTLAPMLTNLTSIQTLELLKMVYPFFFSFTGLAVYKAVQGQLGSRPALAASLLFIGYNAFYGLMMQLTKQQIAEVFLLMFFLSVIDQGLIRRDRRIFAIISLFGIVVSHYALAYIAIGLVVGLVALNTLWHIVSKLSELRGPEKKPVHRWFIDVIKTWFVDQRKSQTVSIDMAIAFLAIFFIWFSVTASGLMLQYGENVNSYVGPASSGNLLLYQMDTWEYVLIDYGDALHNVEKYLVVFSMAICIIGVAYAIVRFNRMNDNKISRDFVLFGALGSLIIIGCFTIPRLSYSFYFARFFQVAYIFLSGFLILGLYAVVSFFRGKHLGDISIVSRLASDGIVKKAGAIFLITFLLFNTGTIYYATGHYTNSFALNPNTSWSVYSDSDVLSAKWVSDVDHRGNYPVTADWHRFPIFAGEGTNIKILRYQWTENQTDALLYLSSWNVKNGWAISTNYNGSSRQSYTPIENILSQTEGRNEVVYSTGGQAMIVYIPHSEVKTNPVGPPFNTYEDTPIYVLSGTLVVSLAAIAITLMIRRLR
- a CDS encoding ABC transporter ATP-binding protein, with the translated sequence MDHEVISIKGVGKVYRLYKKQSDRAKEALDPRRRKYHTDFHALEGVDLVVHQGETVGILGRNGSGKSTLLKILTGVSYQTSGEVVVKGKVAALLELGAGFNPEMTGMENIFLNGTMQGMSRQEIEKLVPAIVEFADIGEFIDQPVKTYSSGMFVRLAFALAINVDPEVLIVDEALSVGDIYFQAKCYRKFEDFKKAGKTILFVTHDMNSVLKYCDRAMVLHEGKKLAEGSPKSMVDLYKKVAVNLHTQSDDGVEIEERSTTSQDVPWKSSLVLNPNKLDYGDRKMCIVDFGLFDEDGAIIQSVIKQRECTFKMRVRIKEDVQSPIFALTIKDIKGNELTGTNSQFEMLDIPLLHEGEEYVVSFRQTMTLAGGQYLVSLGCTRFDERGEFVVHHRLYDIFFFQVVASKFVVGYFDMGMEMNIERIG
- a CDS encoding fibronectin type III domain-containing protein, whose translation is MEDRKVTRVISVMLLLMLLSGSFLVIAGDTVYAAQEGDYTYTIDEGMATITGYTGTGNNITIPDMLGGCPVVTIGNNSFSGHDSLTSVTISGNVTTIGEGAFSACPNIVSVFIPSSVNTIGMGAFLYCYAMDSIDVDAANQNFTSVDGVLYNKNVTILIQFPGGKAGEMVIPESVTSVGSRAFNTCPFLIGITISCNVTTIEEYAIVQCASLRWIDVNASNPSFASALGMLYDKNLTTLIQCPGGASGELEIPESTSAIGNWAFAYCPSLTSVTVPGNVTTIGFGAFHSCTSLTTITFLGLVAPVLVGDLWIAETDPELRGHAYAASNFPMPGETFYGLEMGEVVPIVPSAPLAVFAVPYDGHTLLMWGPPISDAGYAIANYSIYRSVADTSNYSLIAIVPCYVYVYNDTNLTKGEMYWYKLAANNVNGEGVHSVGVSVTIPLDDEATSVNPIVIYVAVVAIIAILTLILLMMYKRKNTN
- a CDS encoding ABC transporter permease; this translates as MGAQDIIRENVRSLGLIRSLTKSDFRTRYVGSYYGLLWEILQPLSLIFLFWFVFEFALGITTVEGVPFVLWFIIGLIPWFFFSDAWSNATNALTQYSFLVKKMVFKVEILPTVKIISSLLTSIIFHVILVIFLVIYGEGAHLSSLGVLYYLFCTFILVWGLSFLTSSIVVFFKDMRQMLTIILQFGIYLTPILWSQNAIPEEYHWLMLINPMAYVVDGYRTSILGEFTLDPLATVIFWAMTIVFLIAGSIVFQKLRPHLADVL